One Sanguibacter keddieii DSM 10542 genomic window carries:
- a CDS encoding ABC transporter permease, which produces MRFSAASTARFLGRRLLSSAVVLLGVLVVVFAIVQLVPGDPVRLALGTRYTQEAYDALNAASGLDRPIVEQFFGYVGGALTGDLGVSFRNGQPVTQLLLERLPATLSLAAAGIVVALLIAVPAGIWSALREGKVSDAIVRLGSQAGVSIPDFWLGLLLIGLFSTTLGWLPPSGYTALADDPLGWLRRVALPGLTVGLVAGAIMTRYIRSAVLDVASAGYVRTARSKGLAPSVVTGRHIVRGALVPVLTIVGIQLATILGGVIVVEVVFAWPGLGRLVFDSVSARDYPMIQGSVLLIAVMFLIVNLIVDVLYAVVDPRIRLA; this is translated from the coding sequence ATGAGGTTCTCCGCAGCATCGACCGCCCGGTTCCTCGGGCGACGTCTGCTCTCCTCAGCCGTGGTGCTCCTCGGCGTGCTGGTGGTCGTCTTCGCGATCGTGCAGCTGGTCCCCGGCGACCCGGTGCGCCTCGCCCTCGGCACCCGCTACACGCAGGAGGCGTACGACGCCCTCAACGCGGCGTCCGGCCTCGACCGGCCGATCGTCGAGCAGTTCTTCGGCTACGTGGGCGGTGCGCTCACCGGCGACCTCGGGGTGAGCTTCCGCAACGGCCAGCCCGTCACGCAGCTGCTTCTCGAGCGGCTGCCCGCGACCCTGTCGCTCGCCGCGGCCGGGATCGTCGTGGCGCTGCTCATCGCCGTGCCGGCCGGCATCTGGTCGGCGCTGCGCGAGGGCAAGGTGTCGGACGCGATCGTCCGGCTCGGCAGCCAGGCCGGCGTGAGCATCCCCGACTTCTGGCTCGGCCTGCTGCTCATCGGGCTCTTCTCGACGACGCTCGGGTGGCTGCCGCCCAGCGGGTACACGGCCCTCGCCGACGACCCGCTCGGCTGGCTGCGCCGGGTCGCGCTCCCCGGCCTCACCGTCGGGCTCGTGGCGGGCGCCATCATGACGCGGTACATCCGGTCCGCGGTCCTCGACGTGGCATCTGCCGGCTACGTGCGCACGGCGCGCTCGAAAGGCCTCGCCCCGTCGGTCGTCACCGGCCGCCACATCGTGCGCGGCGCGCTGGTCCCCGTGCTCACCATCGTCGGCATCCAGCTGGCGACCATCCTCGGCGGCGTCATCGTCGTCGAGGTCGTGTTCGCCTGGCCGGGCCTGGGGCGTCTCGTCTTCGACTCCGTGTCGGCACGCGACTACCCGATGATCCAGGGCTCCGTCCTGCTCATCGCCGTCATGTTCCTGATCGTCAACCTGATCGTGGACGTGCTCTACGCCGTCGTCGACCCGAGGATCCGTCTCGCATGA
- a CDS encoding ABC transporter substrate-binding protein: protein MRARSAALATAAAGALILTSCSSGESVDLGGGSGTETQGTVLRAAIGGEPDQLDPHRTSSYFSFQVLENVFDTLVEPDENLEMQPALAESWTVSDDQLTWTFELRDGVTFHDGSDFTADDVVYSYDRIVDEELANAWKFAAVTEVTAVDDDTVEITVAQPTPNLLSNLGGFKGMAIVSEENVTSGDIQTKPIGTGPFKVDSVVSGDRISLSANADYWGGAPALGGVEFSFISEASTALAALRSGEIDWTDVVPDQQVAELESADDLTLETSPSSDYWYLALNENKAPWDDVRVRQAIAYAIDREAIVQATSYGTAQENQLAIPEDSVWFTEYDTYSTDLDEAQRLLDEAGFTGGTLEFLATSDYPETVTAAQIIASNLEPLGIDVQISQPDFSTWLDEQNSGNFDLLMMGWLGNIDPDDFYYAQHHSTGGSNAQGYSNPTVDELLDAGRTETDETARKDLYAQAATIIADEASYIYLYNPSVIQAWSPAVQGYEVRADAAIRFRDTSLTE from the coding sequence ATGCGAGCACGATCTGCAGCCCTGGCCACGGCCGCGGCAGGCGCACTGATACTCACCAGCTGCTCCTCGGGCGAGAGCGTCGACCTCGGCGGCGGCTCCGGCACCGAGACCCAGGGCACGGTCCTGCGAGCCGCGATCGGCGGCGAGCCCGACCAGCTCGACCCGCACCGCACGAGCTCCTACTTCAGCTTCCAGGTCCTCGAGAACGTCTTCGACACCCTCGTCGAGCCCGACGAGAACCTCGAGATGCAGCCCGCGCTCGCCGAGAGCTGGACCGTCAGCGACGACCAGCTCACCTGGACCTTCGAGCTGCGCGACGGCGTCACCTTCCACGACGGCAGCGACTTCACCGCAGACGACGTCGTCTACTCCTACGACCGCATCGTCGACGAGGAGCTCGCCAACGCCTGGAAGTTCGCCGCCGTCACCGAGGTGACCGCCGTCGACGACGACACCGTCGAGATCACCGTGGCCCAGCCCACCCCGAACCTGCTGTCCAACCTCGGCGGCTTCAAGGGCATGGCGATCGTCAGCGAGGAGAACGTCACCTCCGGCGACATCCAGACCAAGCCGATCGGCACCGGCCCGTTCAAGGTCGACTCGGTGGTGAGCGGCGACCGCATCAGCCTCTCCGCGAACGCCGACTACTGGGGCGGCGCCCCGGCTCTGGGCGGGGTGGAGTTCAGCTTCATCTCCGAGGCCTCGACCGCCCTCGCAGCGCTGCGCAGCGGCGAGATCGACTGGACCGACGTCGTGCCCGACCAGCAGGTCGCCGAGCTCGAGTCCGCCGACGACCTCACCCTCGAGACCAGCCCGTCGAGCGACTACTGGTACCTCGCCCTCAACGAGAACAAGGCGCCGTGGGACGACGTCCGTGTCCGCCAGGCCATCGCCTACGCGATCGACCGCGAGGCCATCGTCCAGGCCACGAGCTACGGCACCGCGCAGGAGAACCAGCTCGCCATCCCCGAGGACAGCGTCTGGTTCACCGAGTACGACACCTACAGCACGGACCTCGACGAGGCGCAGCGTCTGCTCGACGAGGCCGGCTTCACCGGGGGCACCCTGGAGTTCCTCGCGACGAGCGACTACCCCGAGACCGTGACGGCCGCGCAGATCATCGCCTCCAACCTCGAGCCTCTCGGCATCGACGTGCAGATCAGCCAGCCGGACTTCTCCACCTGGCTCGACGAGCAGAACTCCGGGAACTTCGACCTGCTCATGATGGGCTGGCTCGGCAACATCGACCCGGACGACTTCTACTACGCCCAGCACCACAGCACCGGCGGGAGCAATGCCCAGGGCTACTCGAACCCGACCGTCGACGAGCTCCTCGACGCCGGTCGCACCGAGACCGACGAGACGGCCCGCAAGGACCTCTACGCCCAGGCCGCCACGATCATCGCGGACGAGGCCAGCTACATCTACCTCTACAACCCCTCGGTCATCCAGGCGTGGAGCCCGGCCGTCCAGGGCTACGAGGTCCGCGCCGACGCCGCGATCCGCTTCCGCGACACCTCGCTGACGGAGTGA
- a CDS encoding DUF1028 domain-containing protein, producing the protein MTFTLIAVDREHGLLGAATASRSLAVGNAVITVDPAVGVVASQAWTNRTLRHRMLDAIADGDDAQAAVDRVPSWDDEAGLRQVAALDLRGGTAAWTGDRTSAWAGHSVARDHAVLGNLLVGPAVLDAMSSAYADAATTLPEADPSTPLGFAARLLAALEAGDLAGGDLRGRQSAAVVAARVTGEREHPPLLAVDLRADDHERPVAELLRLLRVQAAAG; encoded by the coding sequence TTGACCTTCACACTCATCGCCGTCGACCGGGAGCACGGGCTCCTGGGAGCCGCGACGGCCAGCCGCTCGCTGGCCGTCGGCAACGCGGTCATCACCGTCGACCCGGCCGTCGGCGTCGTCGCCAGCCAGGCCTGGACCAACCGCACGCTGCGCCACCGGATGCTCGACGCGATCGCTGACGGCGACGACGCGCAGGCTGCCGTCGACCGTGTGCCGTCCTGGGACGACGAGGCCGGTCTGCGGCAGGTGGCCGCCCTCGACCTGCGCGGCGGGACCGCCGCGTGGACGGGGGACCGGACGAGCGCCTGGGCAGGTCACAGCGTCGCGCGCGACCACGCGGTGCTCGGCAACCTGCTCGTCGGACCCGCGGTGCTCGACGCGATGAGCAGCGCCTACGCGGACGCTGCCACGACGCTGCCCGAGGCCGACCCCAGCACTCCGCTCGGCTTCGCGGCGCGTCTCCTGGCAGCCCTCGAGGCCGGCGACCTGGCCGGGGGAGACCTCCGCGGGCGGCAGAGCGCGGCGGTCGTCGCCGCACGAGTCACGGGCGAGCGGGAGCACCCGCCGCTGCTCGCGGTCGACCTGCGTGCCGACGACCACGAGCGCCCGGTGGCCGAGCTCCTCCGGCTGCTCCGGGTGCAGGCTGCCGCGGGCTGA
- a CDS encoding helix-turn-helix domain-containing protein, translated as MTEARETSAGHAPSDDADTVAMLGATVRAARKQLDLSVQALAQRAGVSLGLVSQLERGLGNPSLHSIQRLASALGVSVTRLLEPPAEELVVVRAGRPHVLPLAPGTPDDGQAVRELLSPRGETAIQLIRTTLPPAFTNVERPFRHLGTETVTVLSGVLHITHGDREIELGAGDTATYGCSTPHWWANGHDGETVVLGAVAPSER; from the coding sequence ATGACTGAGGCACGTGAGACGTCAGCGGGGCACGCGCCGTCGGACGACGCGGACACGGTGGCCATGCTCGGCGCGACGGTGCGTGCGGCGCGCAAGCAGCTCGACCTGTCGGTCCAGGCGCTAGCGCAGCGCGCGGGTGTGAGCCTGGGGCTCGTGAGCCAGCTCGAGCGCGGCCTCGGCAACCCGTCGCTGCACTCGATCCAGCGGCTGGCCTCCGCGCTCGGGGTCTCGGTGACACGCCTCCTCGAGCCGCCCGCCGAGGAGCTCGTCGTGGTGCGTGCCGGTCGACCGCACGTCCTCCCGCTCGCCCCGGGGACCCCGGACGACGGCCAGGCCGTCCGCGAGCTGCTCTCCCCGCGCGGGGAGACGGCGATCCAGCTGATCCGGACCACCCTGCCGCCCGCCTTCACCAACGTCGAGCGACCGTTCCGGCACCTGGGGACGGAGACCGTCACCGTGCTGAGCGGGGTCCTGCACATCACCCACGGTGACCGGGAGATCGAGCTCGGCGCAGGCGACACCGCGACCTACGGGTGCTCCACCCCGCACTGGTGGGCCAACGGGCACGACGGCGAGACGGTGGTCCTCGGAGCCGTCGCACCGTCCGAACGCTGA
- a CDS encoding DUF427 domain-containing protein: protein MYRALWNGTVIAESDATQVVEGNQYFPPDSIVRDLYTSTSTTTVCPWKGTASYYTVTVDGQQNTDAAWTYADPKPDAEHIRDHVAFWKGVEVVEV, encoded by the coding sequence ATGTACCGCGCTCTCTGGAACGGCACCGTCATCGCAGAGTCCGACGCGACCCAGGTCGTGGAGGGCAACCAGTACTTCCCGCCGGACTCGATCGTGCGAGACCTCTACACCTCGACGAGCACCACGACCGTCTGCCCCTGGAAGGGCACCGCGAGCTACTACACGGTCACCGTCGACGGCCAGCAGAACACGGACGCGGCGTGGACCTACGCCGACCCGAAGCCCGACGCGGAGCACATCCGTGACCACGTAGCCTTCTGGAAAGGCGTCGAGGTCGTCGAGGTCTGA
- a CDS encoding dihydrofolate reductase family protein, translated as MTDQPTADRPVLADHPVLDVQPVPDDRPVLDFLVADGAPVEEARTIAPDPDEAMLSVLYAHPAPEPGRRTWVRANMVTTLDGAATGADGVSGAINDDADYRVFRVLRALADVVLVGAGTVRAEGYTPLSVPDGLSDLRAAAGRAPAIELAIVSRSGDLPGQITDLDQHPAGTVPPIVLTTTSGAANLRGYPADRVVVTGDTDVDLTVALDALADRGLVRVLAEGGPSLLGDLVDGQHLDELCLTTSPLVVGGPAPRIVRTGDYLQREGRPPARLVHLLHSGGVLLARWHLGRAGLPDHT; from the coding sequence GTGACTGACCAGCCCACGGCCGACCGCCCTGTGCTGGCGGACCACCCTGTGCTGGACGTCCAACCCGTGCCGGACGACCGCCCCGTGCTGGACTTCCTGGTCGCCGACGGCGCACCGGTCGAGGAGGCCCGCACCATCGCCCCTGACCCCGACGAGGCGATGCTCAGCGTCCTCTACGCCCACCCGGCACCCGAGCCGGGTCGCCGGACATGGGTCCGTGCCAACATGGTGACCACACTCGACGGTGCCGCGACCGGCGCAGACGGCGTCTCGGGGGCGATCAACGACGACGCGGACTACCGCGTCTTCCGGGTGCTGCGCGCTCTCGCCGACGTCGTGCTCGTGGGTGCCGGGACCGTGCGCGCCGAGGGCTACACGCCGCTGTCGGTGCCAGACGGGCTCTCCGACCTCCGCGCTGCTGCTGGCCGCGCACCGGCGATCGAGCTCGCCATCGTCTCGCGATCTGGCGACCTCCCTGGGCAGATCACCGATCTCGACCAGCACCCCGCCGGGACCGTCCCCCCGATCGTCCTCACGACGACGTCAGGCGCCGCGAACCTGCGCGGCTACCCGGCCGACCGGGTGGTCGTCACCGGCGACACCGACGTCGACCTCACCGTCGCGCTCGACGCGCTCGCCGACCGTGGTCTGGTGCGGGTGCTGGCCGAGGGCGGTCCGTCGCTGCTGGGTGACCTGGTCGACGGCCAGCACCTCGACGAGCTCTGCCTGACCACGAGCCCGCTGGTGGTCGGCGGCCCCGCGCCGCGCATCGTCCGCACGGGCGACTACCTGCAGCGCGAGGGTCGCCCGCCCGCCCGCCTGGTGCACCTGCTGCACTCCGGCGGCGTGCTGCTGGCCCGCTGGCACCTGGGCCGCGCAGGGCTCCCAGACCACACCTAG
- a CDS encoding SufE family protein, whose protein sequence is MSAPTPSIVPLPAALAELVEDFQAMPEAQRLELLVEMGDSVAEVPERYTQDLSTMEQVVECQSPVYVAVEVADDAPHTVTLHVLAPKEAPTTRGFAGVLSEGLAGCSADEVLALPHDVPARLGLDALVSPLRLAGMASMQGRIQRQVLEQLEARGVEARGVAGPSRD, encoded by the coding sequence ATGAGCGCACCGACCCCCTCCATCGTCCCCCTGCCCGCAGCCCTCGCCGAGCTCGTCGAGGACTTCCAGGCCATGCCGGAGGCGCAGCGGCTCGAGCTGCTCGTGGAGATGGGCGACAGCGTCGCCGAGGTCCCCGAGCGGTACACGCAGGACCTGTCGACGATGGAGCAGGTGGTCGAGTGCCAGTCCCCCGTCTACGTGGCGGTCGAGGTCGCCGACGACGCACCGCACACCGTGACGCTGCACGTGCTCGCCCCGAAGGAGGCCCCCACGACGCGCGGCTTCGCCGGCGTGCTGTCGGAGGGCCTGGCCGGCTGCTCCGCCGACGAGGTCCTCGCCCTGCCGCACGACGTCCCGGCCCGGCTGGGTCTCGACGCGCTCGTGAGCCCGCTGCGGCTGGCCGGCATGGCGTCGATGCAGGGCCGCATCCAGCGGCAGGTGCTCGAGCAGCTCGAGGCTCGCGGGGTGGAAGCGCGTGGAGTGGCCGGACCCTCGCGTGACTGA
- the zapE gene encoding cell division protein ZapE, which yields MTVTTPHLSDVRPAVPTDRLLADLVPPRHFADASFATYRANPAFPSQQATVDRLTEVAAQLTGGTGGFFRRRKAPKTAPAVYLDGGFGVGKTHLLTSLAHAVGTGASSYGTFVEYTNLVGALGFAKTVEALATKTLVCIDEFELDDPGDTVLMSRLLRELADRGVALAATSNTLPDSLGEGRFAAEDFLREIQALSARFEVMRVDGEDYRQRTLVTTGTATADDAVEQAVAGREGAVVDDFDVLLSHLSHVHPSRYGAMLDGVRLLGLTAVRPLTDQSQGLRFVVLVDRLYDRDVPVLLGGTGLEDLFSQQMLDGGYRKKYLRALSRLGSLAQDGQREMASRSTLDEA from the coding sequence GTGACCGTCACCACCCCCCACCTCAGCGACGTCCGCCCCGCCGTCCCCACCGACAGGCTGCTGGCCGACCTCGTCCCGCCGCGGCACTTCGCCGACGCGTCCTTCGCGACCTACCGGGCGAACCCCGCCTTCCCGAGCCAGCAGGCGACGGTCGACCGGCTCACCGAGGTGGCAGCACAGCTCACCGGCGGCACCGGCGGGTTCTTCCGCCGCCGCAAGGCCCCGAAGACAGCGCCCGCCGTGTACCTCGACGGCGGGTTCGGCGTCGGCAAGACCCACCTGCTCACCTCCCTGGCCCACGCGGTCGGCACCGGGGCCAGCTCCTACGGGACCTTCGTCGAGTACACCAACCTCGTCGGCGCCCTCGGGTTCGCCAAGACCGTCGAGGCGCTCGCCACCAAGACCCTCGTGTGCATCGACGAGTTCGAGCTCGACGACCCGGGCGACACGGTGCTCATGTCCCGGCTGCTGCGCGAGCTCGCCGACCGCGGCGTCGCGCTCGCGGCCACGTCCAACACGCTGCCCGACTCGCTCGGCGAGGGCCGCTTCGCCGCCGAGGACTTCCTCCGCGAGATCCAGGCGCTCTCCGCACGCTTCGAGGTGATGCGCGTCGACGGCGAGGACTACCGCCAGCGCACCCTCGTCACCACCGGCACCGCCACGGCCGACGACGCCGTCGAGCAGGCCGTCGCCGGTCGAGAGGGGGCAGTCGTCGACGACTTCGACGTGCTGCTCAGCCACCTGTCGCACGTGCACCCCAGCCGGTACGGCGCCATGCTCGACGGCGTCCGCCTGCTCGGGCTCACCGCCGTCCGCCCCCTCACCGACCAGTCGCAGGGCCTGCGCTTCGTGGTGCTCGTCGACCGCCTCTACGACCGTGACGTCCCCGTGCTGCTCGGCGGGACCGGTCTCGAGGACCTGTTCAGCCAGCAGATGCTCGACGGCGGCTACCGCAAGAAGTACCTCCGGGCGCTCTCGCGCCTCGGCTCGCTCGCCCAGGACGGGCAGCGGGAGATGGCTTCGAGGTCTACGCTCGACGAGGCCTGA
- a CDS encoding zinc-dependent alcohol dehydrogenase family protein: MRATVIHGNRDVRLESVPDPQIHQPTDAIVRVVASCVCGSDLWQYRGVNEVTKPSRIGHEFVGVVEEVGPEVRHVRPGQFVVAPFSICDNTCVHCQNGIHTSCTNLAWWGSTDQGGDPTDGGQGEYVRVPMADGTLVVTPEHPSDELLPSVLALADVFGTGHHAAVSAGVQAGSTVAVIGDGAVGLSAVLAAQRLGAGRIIAMSRHESRQVVATEFGATDIVAARGADGVAALMELTDGVGVDCALECVGTKESMQQALDSARPGGKVGFVGVPAGGPELPVRQMFSSNVGVNGGVAPVRGYIPELMADVYAGTVNPGRVFDLTLPLAEVAEAYAAMDERRAIKSMLRP; the protein is encoded by the coding sequence ATGCGAGCAACAGTCATCCACGGCAACCGCGACGTCCGCCTGGAGTCTGTCCCGGACCCCCAGATCCACCAGCCGACCGACGCGATCGTCCGCGTCGTCGCCTCCTGCGTCTGCGGCTCCGACCTGTGGCAGTACCGCGGAGTCAACGAGGTCACCAAGCCCAGCCGCATCGGGCACGAGTTCGTCGGCGTCGTCGAGGAGGTCGGGCCCGAGGTCCGCCACGTCCGCCCCGGCCAGTTCGTCGTTGCCCCCTTCTCCATCTGCGACAACACCTGCGTGCACTGCCAGAACGGCATCCACACCTCGTGCACCAACCTCGCGTGGTGGGGCTCGACCGACCAGGGCGGCGACCCGACGGACGGCGGCCAGGGGGAGTACGTGCGCGTCCCCATGGCCGACGGCACGCTCGTCGTGACGCCCGAGCACCCCTCCGACGAGCTGCTGCCGAGCGTGCTCGCGCTCGCGGACGTGTTCGGCACCGGCCACCACGCGGCCGTCAGCGCCGGCGTGCAGGCCGGGTCGACCGTCGCGGTCATCGGTGACGGCGCCGTCGGCCTGTCGGCCGTGCTCGCGGCGCAGCGGCTCGGCGCCGGACGCATCATCGCCATGTCCCGCCACGAGTCACGCCAGGTGGTGGCCACCGAGTTCGGGGCGACCGACATCGTCGCGGCCCGCGGCGCCGACGGCGTCGCGGCCCTCATGGAGCTCACCGACGGCGTGGGGGTCGACTGCGCGCTCGAGTGCGTGGGCACCAAGGAGTCCATGCAGCAGGCGCTCGACTCCGCCCGCCCCGGCGGCAAGGTCGGCTTCGTGGGTGTCCCCGCGGGCGGGCCCGAGCTGCCGGTCCGCCAGATGTTCTCCTCGAACGTCGGTGTCAACGGTGGCGTCGCCCCGGTGCGCGGGTACATCCCCGAGCTCATGGCCGACGTCTACGCCGGGACGGTGAACCCGGGACGCGTGTTCGACCTGACGCTCCCGCTCGCCGAGGTCGCCGAGGCCTACGCCGCCATGGACGAGCGCCGCGCCATCAAGTCGATGCTGCGGCCCTGA
- the treZ gene encoding malto-oligosyltrehalose trehalohydrolase, with amino-acid sequence MSTRTTFAVWAPDAERVDLVRVDPARQDFSHVDETVPLVHDPVRGAGWWSSTEGAHDGDLYGFSVDGGPARPDPRSTRQPFGVHGPSQVFDAAAHLWSDGGWQGRAVEGSVVYELHLGTFTPAGTLDAAVERLGHLADLGVDLVELMPVAAFDGDHGWGYDGVHLFAVHEPYGGPAALQRFVDAAHAAGMGVVLDVVYNHLGPSGNYTSTFGPYFTDDHETPWGAGLHLDGEGSHEVRRWVIDNALRWFRDFHVDGLRLDAVHALVDDSERHLLAELADETAALSRALHRPLGLIAESDENDPATVTPTRATGSVDEPGASGEPVEDVRPKGMTAQWADDVHHALHALLTSERHGYYVDFGSPEVLRTTLTEVFLHSGTYSTFRGQTWGHRVPVDVDGHRFVVFSTDHDQVGNRALGDRPGRPARPGEGEVDLDLLAASAAVVLTSAFTPMLFMGEEWGATTPWQFFTDFTDPELGRLVTEGRTKEFSGHDWSSIYGDDVTVPDPQDRATFDGSKVRWEETAAPGHDALLEWHRVLIALRRSEPDLGSGDRSQVEVRWSGTSSEDGTPAVLVLRHGSVVTVVNLSDEVQAETLEESDLGSAGVAPEILATWNEAALTGRELRLSPGAVAVVKA; translated from the coding sequence ATGAGCACCAGGACGACCTTCGCGGTCTGGGCACCCGACGCCGAGCGCGTCGACCTCGTCCGGGTCGACCCCGCCCGGCAGGACTTCTCGCACGTCGACGAGACCGTCCCGCTCGTCCACGACCCGGTCCGGGGCGCGGGCTGGTGGTCGAGCACCGAGGGGGCGCACGACGGCGACCTCTACGGGTTCTCGGTCGACGGCGGACCCGCCCGGCCGGACCCGCGCAGCACCCGGCAGCCCTTCGGCGTGCACGGCCCGAGCCAGGTCTTCGACGCGGCAGCCCACCTGTGGTCCGACGGCGGGTGGCAGGGCCGTGCGGTCGAGGGCTCGGTGGTCTACGAGCTGCACCTGGGGACCTTCACCCCGGCAGGCACCCTCGACGCGGCGGTCGAGCGCCTCGGCCACCTCGCCGACCTCGGCGTCGACCTGGTCGAGCTCATGCCCGTCGCTGCCTTCGACGGCGACCACGGCTGGGGCTACGACGGTGTCCACCTCTTCGCCGTGCACGAGCCGTACGGCGGCCCGGCCGCCCTCCAGCGCTTCGTCGACGCGGCCCACGCGGCCGGGATGGGCGTCGTGCTCGACGTCGTCTACAACCACCTCGGTCCGAGCGGCAACTACACCTCGACCTTCGGGCCGTACTTCACCGACGACCACGAGACCCCGTGGGGCGCCGGTCTCCACCTCGACGGCGAGGGCTCGCACGAGGTCCGCCGCTGGGTGATCGACAACGCGCTGCGGTGGTTCCGGGACTTCCACGTCGACGGCCTGCGCCTCGACGCCGTGCACGCCCTCGTCGACGACTCCGAGCGCCACCTGCTCGCCGAGCTCGCCGACGAGACCGCGGCGCTGAGCCGGGCGCTGCACCGTCCACTCGGGCTGATCGCCGAGTCGGACGAGAACGACCCCGCGACGGTCACGCCGACCCGGGCGACCGGGTCGGTCGACGAGCCCGGTGCGTCGGGAGAGCCGGTGGAGGACGTCCGCCCCAAGGGCATGACGGCGCAGTGGGCGGACGACGTCCACCACGCGCTCCACGCGCTGCTCACGAGCGAGCGTCACGGGTACTACGTGGACTTCGGCTCCCCCGAGGTGCTGCGGACCACGCTCACCGAGGTGTTCCTGCACTCGGGGACCTACTCCACGTTCCGGGGCCAGACCTGGGGCCACCGGGTCCCCGTCGACGTCGACGGGCACCGCTTCGTGGTGTTCTCGACCGACCACGACCAGGTCGGCAACCGGGCCCTCGGAGACCGTCCCGGCCGCCCCGCACGCCCCGGGGAGGGCGAGGTCGACCTCGACCTGCTCGCCGCGTCGGCCGCGGTCGTGCTCACCTCGGCGTTCACGCCCATGCTGTTCATGGGCGAGGAGTGGGGCGCCACCACGCCCTGGCAGTTCTTCACCGACTTCACCGACCCTGAGCTCGGTCGCCTGGTCACCGAGGGACGCACCAAGGAGTTCTCGGGGCACGACTGGTCGAGCATCTACGGCGACGACGTCACCGTCCCCGACCCGCAGGACCGCGCGACCTTCGACGGCAGCAAGGTCCGGTGGGAGGAGACCGCAGCTCCCGGGCACGACGCCCTGCTCGAGTGGCACCGGGTGCTCATCGCGCTGCGACGCTCCGAGCCCGACCTCGGGTCCGGCGACAGGTCCCAGGTCGAGGTGCGCTGGTCCGGGACGTCGTCCGAGGACGGGACGCCCGCGGTCCTCGTGCTGCGGCACGGGAGCGTCGTGACCGTCGTCAACCTCTCCGACGAGGTGCAGGCCGAGACGCTCGAGGAGAGCGACCTCGGCTCCGCCGGGGTGGCTCCGGAGATCCTGGCCACCTGGAACGAGGCGGCGCTCACGGGCCGAGAGCTCCGGCTCTCCCCCGGGGCGGTCGCCGTCGTGAAGGCCTGA